A section of the Papio anubis isolate 15944 chromosome 2, Panubis1.0, whole genome shotgun sequence genome encodes:
- the LRTM1 gene encoding leucine-rich repeat and transmembrane domain-containing protein 1: FVVGELLLFSSVIVLLQVVYGCPDKCRCHSSTNFVDCSQQGLAEIPSHLPPQTRTLHLQDNQIHHLPAFAFRSVPWLTALNLSNNSLSDLAPGAFHGLQHLQVLNLTQNSLLSLESRLFHSLPQLRELDLSSNNISHLPTSLGETWENLTILAVQQNQLQQLDRALLESMPSVRLLFLKDNLWKCNCHLLGLKLWLEKFIYKGGITDGVICGSPDTWKGKDLLRIPHELYQPCPLAAPDPESSQLQWPGSTHGVVLRPSENHNLGERDLLECELKPKPRPANLRHAIATVIITGVVCGIVCLMMLAAAIYGCTYAAITAQYHGGPLAQTNDPGKVEEKERLDSSPA, from the exons tttgttgtaGGTGAACTGCTCCTGTTTTCCAGTGTGATTGTCCTGCTCCAGGTGGTATATGGCTGCCCAGACAAGTGCCGATGTCACTCATCTACAAATTTTGTAGACTGCAGCCAGCAGGGTCTGGCTGAAATTCCTTCCCATTTACCTCCTCAGACTCGAACACTGCATTTACAAGATAATCAGATACACCATCTTCCTGCTTTTGCATTTAGGTCAGTGCCATGGCTCACGGCCTTAAACTTGTCCAACAATTCCCTTTCAGATCTGGCCCCTGGAGCTTTCCATGGGCTTCAGCACTTGCAGGTTTTAAACTTAACCCAGAATTCACTCCTTTCCCTGGAAAGCAGACTTTTCCATTCCCTCCCTCAGCTGAGGGAGCTTGATTTGTCATCAAACAACATAAGCCACCTTCCCACATCCCTGGGAGAGACTTGGGAGAACCTAACTATACTTGCGGTTCAACAAAACCAGCTTCAGCAGCTTGATCGAGCGCTCCTGGAATCCATGCCCAGTGTGAGGCTTTTATTTCTCAAGGACAACCTCTGGAAATGCAATTGTCACTTGCTTGGCCTTAAACTCTGGTTGGAGAAATTTATCTATAAAG gGGGAATAACAGACGGTGTCATCTGTGGATCACCAGACACTTGGAAGGGAAAGGACCTCCTTAGGATTCCTCATGAGCTGTACCAGCCCTGCCCTCTTGCTGCTCCTGATCCAGAGTCCTCGCAGCTTCAGTGGCCTGGCTCTACCCACGGTGTGGTCCTGAGGCCTTCTGAGAACCACAACTTGGGGGAGCGAGACCTCTTGGAGTGCGAGCTCAAACCCAAGCCAAGGCCTGCCAACCTGCGTCATGCTATTGCCACCGTCATCATCACTGGGGTTGTGTGTGGGATTGTGTGTCTCATGATGTTGGCAGCTGCCATCTATGGCTGCACCTATGCGGCAATCACAGCCCAGTACCATGGGGGACCCTTGGCGCAAACCAATGATCCTGGGAAGGTGGAAGAAAAAGAGCGACTTGACAGCTCACCAGCCTGA